A genome region from Variovorax paradoxus includes the following:
- a CDS encoding FAD binding domain-containing protein, translating into MYAFTLEQPASVADATRLLAAGAKPLAGGQTLLASMKLRLSAPEQLVDLGGIKELAGIAKSGDTLSVGAMSRHLEVANNADVKAAFPALADLASRIGDRQVRAMGTIGGSVANNDPAACYPSAVLGTGATVVTSKREIAADDFFLGLFTTALEEDELITAIRFPIPKRAAYEKLRQKASHFPLVGVFVAQYDSGVRVAVTGAGNGVFLHAGLEDALNKRFAAESAAGVKIDASDLNSDLHASAAYRANLIGVLTQRAVTKALG; encoded by the coding sequence ATGTACGCCTTCACACTCGAACAACCCGCGTCCGTGGCCGACGCGACCCGCCTCCTGGCGGCAGGCGCCAAGCCGCTGGCAGGCGGCCAGACCCTGCTGGCGTCGATGAAGCTGCGCCTCTCGGCCCCCGAGCAACTGGTGGACCTGGGCGGCATCAAGGAACTCGCCGGCATCGCGAAGAGCGGCGACACCCTGAGCGTCGGCGCCATGTCGCGCCACCTCGAGGTGGCGAACAACGCCGACGTGAAGGCCGCCTTCCCGGCGCTGGCCGACCTGGCCTCGCGCATCGGCGACCGGCAGGTGCGTGCCATGGGCACCATCGGCGGCTCGGTGGCCAACAACGACCCGGCGGCCTGCTATCCGAGCGCGGTGCTGGGCACCGGCGCCACCGTGGTCACGTCGAAGCGCGAAATTGCGGCGGACGATTTCTTCCTGGGCCTGTTCACCACGGCACTCGAAGAAGACGAGCTGATCACCGCGATCCGCTTTCCCATCCCGAAGCGGGCGGCGTACGAGAAGCTGCGCCAGAAGGCGTCGCACTTCCCGCTGGTCGGCGTGTTCGTCGCCCAGTACGACAGCGGCGTGCGCGTGGCCGTCACCGGCGCGGGCAACGGCGTGTTCCTCCATGCGGGCCTGGAAGATGCGCTGAACAAGCGCTTCGCCGCCGAGTCCGCGGCCGGTGTGAAGATCGACGCGAGCGACCTGAACAGCGACCTGCATGCCTCTGCGGCCTACCGCGCCAACCTGATCGGCGTGCTGACCCAGCGCGCGGTGACCAAGGCATTGGGCTGA